From the genome of Malus sylvestris chromosome 6, drMalSylv7.2, whole genome shotgun sequence, one region includes:
- the LOC126626749 gene encoding probable LRR receptor-like serine/threonine-protein kinase At1g12460, producing the protein MRKIHTFRLSHALLCFVVALFLAIIDVTSVTEKEILLQFKGNVTNDPYNRLGSWVFTGNPCKDYGGVFCNSAGFVDKIVLLNTSIGGVLSPALSGLKYLRVLTLFGNRFSGSIPNEYAEIRTLYKINFSSNALSGSIPEFIGDLPSIRLLDLSRNGFTGEIPSALFKYCYKTKFVSLSHNALLGSMPESLANCSNLEGFDFSFNNLSGGIPSPICNIPRLNYLSLRSNAMSGSVVQQLSACHSLKLLDLSSNLFTGSAPFGVLGLSNLTYFNVSHNEFNGKVPDITTCSERMESFDASWNVLDGEVPPSITNCRSLKVLELGYNELDGSIPDVLGNLVRLVVIQLCNNSISGTIPEKLASIQLLQVLDLHNLNLVGEIPHDISNCMFLRELDVSGNSLEGEIPQGLYNMTNLEILDLHKNQLNGSIPPDVGNLSSLQYLDLSQNSLLGSIPSSLGNLAKLTYFNLSSNKLSGTIPAAIQGYGSYAFINNPFLCGAPLDTPCSATGNGTITPTLRKPKALRVPAIFAIVAAAVILSGVCLVCIMNVKAHRKKQADVTLVVESTPLGSTDSNVIIGKLVLFSQSLPSRYEDWESGTKALLDKECIIGGGSIGTVYRTNFEGGISIAVKKLETLGSIRNQDEFEQEIGRLGNLQHPNLVAFQGYYWSSTMQLMLSEFVPYGNLYDNLHGLHYPGPSTSRGNSELYWCRRFKIALGTAKALAYLHHDCRPPILHLNIKSTNILLDEKYEPKLSDYGLGKLLPMLDNYGLTKFHNVVGYVAPELAQSLRLSEKCDVYSFGVVLLELVTGRKPVESPTANEVVVLCEYVRGLLETGFASDCFDRSLRDFVENELIQMMKLGLICTSELPSKRPSMAEVIQVLESIRNGLEA; encoded by the exons ATGAGAAAGATTCATACTTTTCGCCTTTCTCATGCCCTTTTGTGCTTTGTTGTTGCTTTATTTTTGGCAATAATTGATGTTACTTCAGTAACTGAGAAGGAGATTTTACTTCAATTCAAAGGGAATGTAACAAATGATCCGTACAATCGTTTAGGCTCATGGGTTTTTACTGGGAATCCTTGCAAAGATTATGGTGGTGTGTTCTGTAACTCTGCTGGGTTTGTAGATAAGATAGTTTTGTTGAACACTAGCATTGGTGGAGTGTTGTCTCCGGCTTTGTCCGGGTTGAAATACCTGAGGGTTTTGACATTGTTTGGGAACAGATTTTCGGGAAGTATACCGAATGAGTATGCCGAGATTCGAACACTGTATAAGATCAATTTTAGTTCAAATGCGTTATCTGGGTCGATTCCAGAGTTTATAGGTGACTTGCCTAGCATTAGGCTTCTTGACTTGTCAAGGAATGGTTTTACTGGGGAGATTCCATCGGCTTTGTTTAAGTACTGTTACAAAACCAAGTTCGTTTCTTTGTCTCATAACGCTCTTTTGGGTTCAATGCCGGAATCATTGGCGAATTGCTCGAATCTTGAAGGGTTTGATTTCTCTTTCAACAATCTCAGCGGTGGCATACCTTCGCCAATTTGCAATATTCCCAGGTTAAATTATTTGTCACTAAGAAGCAATGCGATGTCAGGGAGCGTTGTGCAGCAGCTTTCGGCTTGCCACAGCTTGAAACTACTGGATCTCAGTAGCAATTTGTTTACTGGTTCGGCACCATTTGGGGTTCTTGGATTGAGCAATCTTACTTATTTCAATGTATCGCATAATGAGTTTAACGGGAAGGTTCCTGATATTACAACTTGTAGTGAGAGAATGGAGTCTTTTGATGCTTCATGGAATGTGTTGGACGGAGAGGTTCCTCCAAGTATTACAAACTGTAGAAGTCTCAAGGTTTTGGAGTTGGGGTACAATGAGCTGGATGGGAGCATCCCAGATGTGCTCGGGAATCTGGTTAGGCTTGTCGTGATCCAATTGTGTAATAATTCAATAAGCGGAACTATTCCAGAAAAGCTTGCAAGCATTCAGCTGCTTCAGGTCTTGGATTTGCACAATCTCAACCTTGTTGGTGAAATACCCCATGATATAAGCAATTGCATGTTTCTGCGTGAGCT GGATGTTTCTGGTAACTCGTTGGAGGGAGAAATTCCTCAAGGTCTTTACAACATGACTAACCTTGAAATCCTTGACCTCCATAAAAACCAGCTCAATGGAAGCATCCCACCAGATGTAGGAAATCTGTCCAGCTTACAATATCTGGATCTTTCACAAAATTCACTTTTGGGGTCAATTCCTTCTTCCCTTGGAAACCTAGCAAAGTTGACTTATTTTAATCTCTCCTCCAATAAACTCTCAGGCACCATTCCTGCAGCTATTCAAGGTTACGGCTCCTATGCATTTATAAATAACCCCTTCCTCTGTGGTGCTCCATTGGACACGCCTTGCTCAGCAACTGGTAATGGTACTATCACTCCCACTTTGAGAAAACCCAAGGCTCTTCGTGTGCCTGCCATCTTTGCAATTGTTGCCGCTGCAGTGATTCTTAGTGGAGTATGTTTGGTATGCATTATGAACGTCAAAGCCCACAGAAAGAAGCAAGCCGATGTGACATTGGTTGTCGAGAGCACACCACTTGGCTCCACTGATTCAAATGTTATAATCGGGAAGCTGGTTCTCTTCAGCCAAAGTTTGCCCTCAAGGTATGAAGACTGGGAGTCCGGCACAAAAGCTTTGCTTGACAAAGAATGTATAATAGGTGGTGGATCAATTGGTACAGTCTACAGAACAAATTTTGAAGGTGGCATCTCAATTGCAGTAAAGAAGCTCGAGACTCTGGGAAGTATCAGAAATCAAGATGAATTTGAGCAAGAAATTGGACGACTGGGCAACCTTCAGCATCCCAATTTAGTAGCATTTCAAGGTTACTATTGGTCGTCGACAATGCAGTTGATGCTATCAGAATTTGTCCCGTATGGGAATTTGTATGACAATCTACACGGTCTTCATTATCCGGGACCAAGCACTAGCAGAGGCAATAGTGAACTGTATTGGTGTAGGCGATTTAAGATTGCTTTGGGAACGGCTAAGGCGCTTGCCTACCTTCACCATGACTGTAGACCTCCTATTCTCCATCTCAACATTAAATCCACCAACATACTACTAGATGAGAAATATGAGCCAAAGTTGTCTGATTATGGGTTAGGTAAATTGCTTCCCATGTTGGATAACTACGGTTTAACCAAATTCCACAATGTTGTTGGGTATGTTGCACCAGAGCTGGCTCAGAGTCTGAGACTAAGTGAGAAATGTGATGTCTATAGCTTTGGAGTGGTTCTTTTGGAACTGGTCACAGGGAGGAAACCGGTAGAGAGTCCAACTGCAAATGAGGTGGTGGTTTTGTGTGAATATGTTAGGGGATTATTGGAGACTGGCTTTGCATCAGATTGCTTTGACAGAAGCTTAAGGGATTTTGTAGAGAATGAACTGATCCAGATGATGAAATTAGGGTTGATTTGTACATCCGAGCTCCCTTCGAAAAGACCAAGCATGGCTGAGGTTATACAGGTTCTTGAATCCATCAGAAACGGATTGGAGGCTTAG